A section of the Stenotrophomonas acidaminiphila genome encodes:
- a CDS encoding phasin-family protein produces MSARFDEGFGAYTRQFTALAHRANRLALETAESAFGVQLRTFERNASATAGFLDALARPTPQADLPALLPKGLQVARENLQRLASAGQEIAGLGLQSGQALAELARQPFQKGTGERQRARNG; encoded by the coding sequence ATGTCCGCCCGGTTCGACGAAGGTTTCGGCGCTTACACCCGGCAGTTCACCGCGCTGGCGCATCGCGCCAACCGGCTGGCACTGGAGACCGCGGAGAGCGCATTCGGGGTGCAGCTGCGCACCTTCGAGCGCAATGCCAGCGCGACCGCCGGTTTCCTCGACGCACTGGCCCGCCCCACCCCGCAGGCCGACCTACCAGCGCTGCTGCCCAAGGGCCTGCAGGTGGCCCGGGAGAACCTGCAGCGGCTGGCCTCGGCCGGGCAGGAGATCGCCGGGCTCGGGCTGCAGAGCGGACAGGCGCTGGCCGAACTGGCACGGCAGCCCTTCCAGAAGGGCACCGGCGAGCGCCAGCGCGCCAGGAACGGCTGA
- a CDS encoding 6-carboxytetrahydropterin synthase QueD — MDIFKDFTLEAAHRLPNVPAGHKCARLHGHSFRVRLEVSGEPGAETGWVMDFGDIKAAFQPLYEQLDHHYLNDIPGLENPTSERLAMWIWDRLRPALPQLSAVTVHETCTSGCRYRGV, encoded by the coding sequence ATGGACATCTTCAAAGATTTCACCCTCGAGGCCGCCCACCGGCTGCCCAACGTCCCCGCCGGCCACAAATGCGCGCGCCTGCACGGGCACTCGTTCCGGGTGCGCCTGGAAGTGAGCGGCGAGCCCGGCGCCGAGACCGGCTGGGTAATGGACTTCGGCGACATCAAGGCCGCCTTCCAGCCACTCTACGAACAGCTCGACCATCACTATCTCAACGACATCCCCGGGCTGGAGAACCCCACCAGCGAGCGCCTGGCGATGTGGATCTGGGATCGGCTGCGCCCCGCCCTGCCGCAGCTCAGCGCGGTGACCGTGCACGAGACCTGCACCTCCGGCTGCCGCTACCGCGGCGTCTGA